The genome window GTGCTCTCCCACTGCCCAAGAGGACACATGCTTGCTAATGCAGGAGTATGCCAAGAGTAACAGTGGAAAGCAACTTCCAGTCTCCTCCAGCCTTTGGTGGTACTGCAGAAAGACAGCACCCAAGGAAAATGGCTGGTGCACTTTGTCCCTTTGGGGAAAGCTAAGCACCAAGTGCTTAGCTCTTAGTGCTTAGCTGAGAGCTGTCATTCACAGGCACCAGAGCAAGCTCTGGATTTCCCACAGTACATTCAGGATCACTGTCTGCTAGGGAAGACACAGCTGGGAGTGGTCACCTACAAAGTGTCGGCTAGAAAGCATTTGTTGCAGTCACATCCTGCAGTTCTTAGAGGGCACAGAAACCACCCCAAATGGCCAGGCCAAGCCACTCACCAGCCCATTCTGCAGCATGACAGCTGGAGGGGAGGTGCTGTGAGTCTGCGAcgcagctgctctgcctcccctgcaagcagaagaaaagctgcATTATTGTCAAGGCAGGGAGCCCCAGTATGACTATCAGTCCTGCTAGGCACAAGAAGAAGGGGGTTGTCACTCTGGCATTCCACAGAGAGCCAAGATGAGCCTGGCCATGCCCACCTCAGAATTACAAGTCAGGCCACCACCTTACCTGGCACAGGCCAAAGAGGAGCTGTCTGCTGGCCGGGCAGCTCCGCTGCTTGATGCAGTGACTATTTTGGAGGAGGATGCCTGGGCTCTGGTAACTGCAGCGTGCCTAGGACAGACAGGACACCTGTGAGAAACTGTTTACCATCATGAGCAATTCCTAGGCATCGAACACCTTGGGATATCAACCTGGATAAACGAGACACGCCCctggctcctcttcctcccatgTTGTGGCTGTTATTCCCAAGAGTTTCAAGTGCTGTTTCTCTCCCTAAAACCCTCTACCAGGACAAGCAGAAACCACTGGCTACAGAATAATGGGCTGGGGaaagaagcaagagcaaagcagtcAGCAGGCAGTACTGACAGCTTTTGCTGCAGGACAGACTGTGTATACCAGCGTgcttggtgctgcaggaggacaccctggcacacagggcagggagtgtcAGAATGCAGCAGTCCCAGATGATGGGTCAGGAGGAACTGGGTTTCTTCCCTGTCACCAATCTGgcaaacacagccccagccctcccaaCCTGTCTGTTCTCAGGCCCTCACCCTGCTTTGGAAAGGGGAtgccctgccccactgcagtCATGGTCCAGGGGGTGCCGATGCTTGAGGCAGTAGTTCTTGTGGCACTGGTCACAGATCACCTTCATCATCTCCTTCTGCTTGCAGCCAGGCTTCAAACACTTGTTGGTGAAGATCTGAAAGATGACATGGCAGTGCTGAAAAGGAGCACACGCCGTGGGGCTGTCCCCTCTCTCCATTCCAGGCCCTGGGCACTGATCAGCCTTCCCCATCAGCATTATCTTCTGCAAGGCTCTGAAATTTGTCTCTGAATACTTTCTTTAGATGTCtctgaataatttctttagATAGTTCATTAGTaatgcactggtgccacctcagTCTCCATAGACAGGAGTCTCCACAACCACAGAATGCACAGCAGGAGAAAGAGTGCCTTGCCCAGGGACTCCTGCCTTCCATACTAGTGCAGTGATAGCCCAGGGCATTCCAGCTGCTGCCGGGCTGGATTCCTGCAGGGCCAGCTCCCTCCAGCAATTTCATCTCCTGGCAAGATGGGGTAGCTAATTGCCAATTGCATTTTCCTAATAGCAGCATGCAGTTTACCATCCTTACGTCCCAGgtggctgcccagccccactccatCACCACCCTTCTCCCCTGACAGCCTCCACAAAGCCCTGAGGATGCCTCCAGCTCACCAACCCTCCCTGGATCAGCCGGTGCCAGGGCTGAATCTGTGTTGTTTTCATCCCATTGTCAGGCTGTGTCAGAGCTCCCCTGGCAGAGCCCCACAGCACCTACCTTGCGCTTGCGTTGTGCAGGGTCAGACTTGCAGTCACGGTCAATGTGCTCACCCACCACAACATCAGGCATCTCCCCCCGCCTCACAGGGACTGGGGTGTTGCAgaggggacacactgggacCTGCACATCCTGCAGAGACAACaacagggagctgggaacagGTAGCTGGACAACCTTGAGCACTGCACAGTCATCTCTCTCCCTTTCAGGACCTGCCTACCATGGCTTCCACAGCTTCAGCTGCAGTTTGAGATCCTGCTCGTGACCCTCCAACCAGCTTGCACAGCAGGTGCAGAGGCACAGACATACACTCTGGGAAGGGAAGATGGTGTGGCTGGGAGATGCCCAAACCACTTCACCCAGTGGGAGAGGGAGGGCTGGACGTTTGCGGCACTGAGATGCAGATCCTGGTTTTCAGATACATCTTCACATTCAGTACACACCCCAAGGGTGACTGCTCAAGTGACCAAAGTCACCACAGATTATTATCATGGGTGACTACAaaagctcagcagctccatgcagGAGGGTGGATGAGATCTGCTCCCTGCACTTACCTTCTTGTAGGCAGAGGTGCAATCGTGCTGGGCATAAGCGATGTGGTCGGTGCAGAAGATCTGCTCGCAGGCATCGCACTTCAGGGGAAGGAAGTCTAGGAGCAGGACATGGCATGGGCAGAGAGCATGGAGATCAGCATTGCCCACCCGCAGTCCGGGGGCCTCTCTGACTTCCCAAAGACAAAACAGTGACCCCGCGGCAAAGCCAGAGCCGCACCTCTCATCCCCCAACACGAAAACAAAAGGGCTGCAGGTCCACAGCCACGTCTTCAGAAATACCCAGGGCTCCTCCTCAAAACGTGCGGTTCCCGAGATCAGGAGTAGCACCCTGAATCACAGGGAGCTTCCCGCGGGCTGCCGTCCTCAAACCGGTGGGAAGTGATGCTGACAGTCGCTACGGGCTGAGCCCACCGGGATAACCGGGGTATGGAGCGGTCCCAGGGCCCCGCCGCGTGCGgcctccccagcctgcagcacccaggcCTGGCACGGGGGTGTCTGTCCGGGCCCTGCCCCGCTATCCCCGGGCAAGAGCCGCTGCCCAGCCGGGTACAGCCGCGTACCCGGACAGAGGCACCGGCGGAAACCCGGTCTACCGGCACGGACAGCCAGCCCCGCCCTAGCGGGGTGCtcgtgggcagcagcaggatcagggacCCCTCCGCCATGGGCAGCACGGGCGACACGTCCCGCCCTTCAAGCCCCGCTACCGAGCGGGCGCCcggcgccgccccgccgcctccccgcaGGCCGGGCTGCCGCTCCGTGCCGCCCAGGCCCAAGGCCGCGGCCGTGCCGCCGGCGTGCGAGCCGTGCCCACCCCCCGGGCTCCCCAGCTCACCCAGGCGCTGGCAGGCGGGCCAGGAGCAGTGCGCGCCCAGGTCCGGGAACTCCATGGCGGCACTGCCGCCACCGGCAccggcggccccgccgcgcccgctTCCGGCGGGGCGTCACGGGGCGGGACCGGGCACAGCCCCGCCCCGGCGGGCACAGCCCCGCCCCGGCGCCCCCTCGCCCCTCCGTACGCCCTTGCTTCGGGAGCACCGCGGGAACAGCGGCTCCAGAGACCCGCCCGGCGCTCGGGgaaggctcagggcagggcGGAGTCCACGAGGGCCATGGCCAGAGCcgtcctgccctgccaggccagCAAGAAGTGTCTGCCGCCATGGGACAGCTTGAACTTATCCCTCCATCTGTCTCCCGTGCCCCAAGGGAAACCACCGCGGATCCCGCCGTGTAACGAAGCTCCTGGCTCTATTCCAGTCACCTCGGAGTCTCCAGGTGCCATGCTACGatgcccagcagagcacagatggGGTGCTAGAAGGGTCAGTGGTGCGGAAGGCAAGAGATGCCACGGCAGTAAAAAACTGGAGCACTGATCAGGGCCAGGAGTGAATTTCATTGATGGCAAAAAAATCAACTCCACAGCCACCCATAACAGAACTCAAatgagacagggaaaaaaagcaggaatcaCCCAGCACCCTGTTCCAGCAGTGACACAAAAGACAGTAACAGTCTGCAGAAGAGGTCTCTTTGCACAACACCCGTCTGCCCTTGCCCCCTTACTGCTATCCTCTGCTCCAAAGACCCCTTTCCCTTTGCTTGCCCCTGAGAGCCACGTTTGACTGTGCACCCCATCCctccccccaaacaaaaccaatgaaagataaaattatttacacTTTTAGCCATTTAAAAACCCAATAAAATAAGATTGCATATGTCCTACTGGGGATGTGGGTATTAGCAGCAGCTACAGCTAGCTCGGTACTCAGCGtgcaaaacaaaagacaaacaGAAGACAGACCGAAATACTGCACCATTACTAGGAAGCGTTTGCTGGGGTTGGTGTTTCAATTGTGGCATAAGGCTTCTAGGATCTggctcctccccagctgcagggcctCCTGCTCAGCCAGTGAAGGCCAGGCTCTAGAAGGATGGAAAGGATTCATTATTCCAGACACAGCACATTAACACTGATGCGTTTCCATCCCAGTCAACACAAACATCTAAAAACCCACTGCACGTTCACTGTGtgagtttttccttctttccagtGATGATGGAGGAAAAGGGGGAGCACAGGTAAGACCTAAGACATAGAAGTTGCTGTCATGACTGCCTCCTCCTCATCTCCTTGCTTTGGCAGCTCAGCAAGcatgggagaggagggagacGGAGCAGCCTCTtgtgcctcctgctcctctccaaaCCCCAGCTCTACATCTATTTGCTCCAGCTCCCCCTGATCCAGTAGCTCAAAGTCATctgcttcctcctcatcctccggTGACGcttctgtctctgtctctgccactTCGCTCTCTGACAGGTGTGCTTGGAAGCTCAGTTTCTCTTCAGGCTCCGTGGGGAGGAACTCGGAGAGAGGGGGTCCCTCACTGGCCTCTGAGGACCGCAGGAGGGCAGACAGGGTATTCTGCACCGCTGTGGTGATGGCAGTGGTGACGATCTCCTCGCTCAGCGTGTTAATGCAGATGCCCaggcctggggcagggacagtcTTTGGCTCTGCATTGCCTCCTGCCGCTTGCCCGCTCCCATTGAAGTGCGTATTTACAAAATGGAGAGGAGACGCGAGGCGAAGGATGGAGAGGTCAGAGTCCGTGGCCTCTTTGTCTGCTGAGTCCAGCTCACAGGCAGCGTGGGCAAGCTCAGGACCCAGAGGCACACCAAACGCGTCTTCATCACTCTGTGGTCCCAGGTCTCTGGAATGATATTCTTCCACGGATGGAAACTCTGCCAGGTCCTTGGAAAATGACTCCTCTGGCTCACTGTGCAGGCTCTGCTGATCCAGGTCTGAAAGGCACCAGCATTAAGGTACATGTTCCCTCACCCTGACCTCCCACACACCTTCCCCAGCTGACACACCACAGCTGACTTTAAGGTACCTTTCCCATCCTTGGAGGACAGCAGGAAGAGGTCTGCAGTTATTCCCTTCTGCCAGTGGCATGATTCATGTGTAATGTTTCTTTTGTGATCCTGTTCTATGTGCTCTGTGCTTAGAGAGGacttcctgctccagctcacaCTCTCTGCACTTAGAGCTCCCATTAAAACTCCCAAGGGTCAGTGAAATTGTGCTTACATCACctgcctgctccttcccagaCACCTAAGTGGCCACTGAGTGGTTACCTCCATGTTCTTCACCACTAACCAGTCCTTCTCTGAGCTACTAAGTCTGACCTGTTTCGCCCAGCATCATATATCTGTGTGTGACTATTCTATTCAGTTATTTCCGTGGGACTTTGTGGCTAGGCTTGCTCCCTTGTTGGAGTCACAAGACTGCATTGCTTTGTGGGGCAACAATTAGAGGCTGATATCCCCTCAGGACCAGCTTATGATCAGCCATGAAGTCAGGGCATGCTgcactgctttttcttcctcctttcaaTGCTCTTCCCATGCAAATAGCTGGGTTCTCTCCCTGTCCTCCCATTTGTACGACCCATTGTTCTGGGCTAAACCACTGAGGATAAGGGGGCAGCAAGGTGTCCCATTATGTACCTTCAGAAACGTCCGTCAGCTGTGGGGTGGTAGCCCTTGAAACAGAAAAGCCCCCACTCTCCAGGATAGAAGCCTCCTCATCAGAGAGCTCAGAATCTGTGATtgacagtgccagggcagtTTTCTTCACATCCACCTGCATGGGATGAAGGCAGAGAGACAAATTCCTGTGTGTCTAAGTACCCATGCTGCCTATGGGCACCTGCAGACCTTCCAGGCAGAAGTCCTTGCTGGAGGGACAGTATGCTGGCAAAGTCTCCCTGCACTGGAGGGAAGGGTATCTCAGCTCACTGACTTTCCTGCAATAAATCACTGCCCAAAGGTTTGCCTGCTCTCAGTGAAGAACACAAAAGAGGCAGCACAAGATGGGATGAGACTGTAGGAGTCTCAGAAGGCTTTGATCCTTCTTCTCCTGGGATCACCAAGGAGAACACCCCTTCCCTTTTGCATTCAGAGTGCAACAAAGCCTTCTACAAGTAGCAGTGGTTCAAGTATCCACCTTCCTTTGGAAACAAACTTCCCACCTCACAGCCCAGCTACAcgtccagagctgctgcccggTTTGTTTCCGAGGTGTGAATATAGAAAGGTCACACACAATCTGTCTGAAAGCAGAGAACTGTGTAAGAGACACTAGAGCTGCTCAACTCCCTTTTCCGGTTTTGAGGAGCCTCTGCACATTACAGCAGGGAAGTTAATTTCTTCAGGAGACACTCACATTCTCTGAGCATGAAGCATAACCATCAAAGTAATTCTGAGGTCAGCATGAGGCTGGGGCATGGCTCGCCCTGCCCTGCTATGGCATCACCAGCTCTGTGGCACCAAATTCTCAATACCCAGATTGGAGACAATGCCCTTCATCAAACACATGACCTTTTCCCCTTAGAATTCTGCAAAGAGGtgatttatttctctgctgtgtgttATCATTGTTGCTGTACTCAGATGACTCCTTGGCTCTCAAGCTGCTATAGACCAGGGAGGAGGGACTGGCTGCTGCTAAGCTCTTAGAGCTCTTACCACTGGGGAGAAGCCTGACAGCTCTGCTTCGCTCTCActctctgtctctgctgttGGCTCATCACCTGCTGCAGGCTCGCTCTTCCCTTGTCGTTCTGtgagaaacagaagaaaggCTTTACATGacactgaaggaattttctgcttttatacACCATTATCCCCTACTTCCCCTGTGAAAGTGCGAAGGGTTCCTGGAGACAAGCATAATCTGTTGCTCTCATGTGCTGTTCTCAGGATCATCTGGGAGCACACAGTTGCTCCCCACAAAACCTTTAAGTTTCCacccctgctcccctgcagcctgtcaCTACACAGTGTTGGCAGACATGGTCTCCTATTGTCCTTCTGCTACAGCTCCACCCTAGGAATACagtaccaaaaaaaatctagagAAGTTGGTTCCTTACTCTTCTTCTCGTGCTTGTGGTGCAGTGTCTCTGCCTTCATACTGTAGTCCAGTTTCATCAGGACAGGCTCCAAACGCGTGTACATCCTCTGGATCAGCTCATGGTAGACCACCAGAGGCCACAGCAGAATGCTGAGCACTGTGGACATGGAATGCAGCAGTGTGAGAGACAGATCAAGCACAACCTGACTCTTCCTGTAGTGGCACTGAGAAAGTCTTCAAGGGAAACACATTTCAATGGCATGTTCTTTTACATCTGACTGCCTAAAAATCCTCATCCATGGTTCTTCTTACTCATTGCAAAGCTGCTTGATTAACCAGGTTTTCCTGCCAGATCTCAGATAGAATATAGATTTATGTTAAGATGAAGCATAAGCCCTCCTCTTCAGCCACTGCACCCCAGACCCAACATGCAAAGGAAGCCctaaaatgagaattaaaacTAAGTATTACCAAAATTTCTATATGGGTAGCTGCATTAAGCTCATGTGTAAATGCACTCACAGCAGAGCACCAGAACGGAGTTATTAGGGACTCATGATGCAGTGGAAAAGGTCTATTTACCCAACATGCAGCTTTGTTAACAACACTCTCGATATGGATTTGCCACCTAACGAACCGAGACTGTAACTTCCTGCTTCCCTGGAGCCTcggccagcacagcctcagcagtgGGGAACAGAGGGCACCAATGTTTTAGTCACGgctccctctcctgcctttgCAGGCGTACTGCATGCACGTGCTTACAGAGACTTCCTGGAACACATTCCCTGTATACTGATTCACCATCTAGCACAGATCCCCTCGAGAAAACTACAAATCTGCTTTTACCAGCCTATCAACAGCACAGTTAGGTCATGTCTCAGCTTAAGTCAGACTAGAGCACTGCTTATACTCACAAATGATGTAGGAGATCATTATGCCTGGAACATAGTGTCCAACTACAGCCAGAATCAGGCAGCCTGAACAGACACTCATGCAGAACtgaaggaagagagaggaacaaACAGAAGTGACAAGAGGCAGAGATATATCTATGCAACCCATGCCAGAAACCCATTTAGTGCAACATGAGGGATGGCCCTAACCAAGTCTGTCAGCCAACTCTGCACCAACTACATTCAGGAGCTGACAGTCAGAACTCAGACAGCTCGGTTGGGTTAAGCTGTAAGCATTAGATGCTCAAGTGCTGGATGATCAAGGTAACCCAATGCCccaataaacaaataaaaactttaTCAGACAGTTCTTTATGAAGTAAATTATATTCCTTGAGGATATGATGGAATATTGAAAATTGCCACTTGTACATCTCTCTGTAGAGCTCAGCACTTCAGGAGAAAACTGTCCTGGCAGAGACAGGAACCTGTTACAGAGTCACCAGatgctgtgccactgctgtgccATAAACCAGCTGGCAGAAGCTCTAGCAGAGCCCAAGCTCCCATTAGACCAGGACCCTTCTCCTCTGGAAAAAGTATAGGGTAATGGTGCAGCCCCTGGCTTGCCTTACATTCTCCTGGGGGCAGGTGGGGGAAATGAGAATAGACAACCTGCAAACCAGGGCATGGGTTCAGATATGGACTATATCCTGCAATTAAGAGTTCAATTCATAACGGAGAGGGTCTGCAAAAGCTAAGGTTCCTCTATGGGCTTTGCTCCCAATGATTTAATTCTTTATGGGCATCTTTGGACCTGGTCTTCTACTCCCTGGGACAGAAAAGGAGCAATAAGCAGGGTTATAAACTCATTCCTTTCAGCACACTGGATGCCAGGAAGCCTGACACAATCCTAGTGGTTGGTCTGTCCTACTTTTTCTGATGCTAAGGCAGTTCCTGTCTATAAATCCTTTCCAAACAACATTTCACAGCCATTAGAGCATGTTTAATGACAAGTTTCCATGCACTCAGAAACAGCGCTGCATTTGGACCTCACTAGCAACAATCCTGGCTAGTGAAATAGGACCAGCTTAAGAATGGAGCTCATAAAAAGGCCAGACACTGTAggcttccctttttttctccccagtccCAATCTGAGTTTCCTTTGCACACTAAGAAATGAAATCTAGAACAGCAAGCCATTCTCAGGAGAGGTTAAGTTCAGCTCCAGTTTACAAATACGGGAAGTcaattattcattatttaaacTTCCCATGGCATAGAATCTGCAAGGAACGAACAGCAAATATTGGACAGGGATAGCAATTGTAAAACTATTGAATTTACATTCTTCCATTTCTTAAGGCACAAGccttaagaaataaaataaataaaaggaaataaaaggccCTGCACAGAAGAGTAGGTATCTCCAGCTTACCTTGGCAGGATTTTGCCTCTTGTACTGTAGCAGTTCCTGCAGGTAGAGCCTGAAGGTGACCCAGCTCTCTGCCAGAcagtggcacagctcagggacactGAGCAGGTGAGGTTGTGCCCCTGAAGTCACCCCCTCACTAGAGACAGACAAGAGCAAGAAGACAATCTTTGAACACGGTCTGTTTTCCTGGGGGAGAGGAACAGCTGCACCAGGAAGCAGAGTTCCCTACCAAAGCTTGACAATACTGACTGCATTTTCAACTGAACTACGGAATATCCTTGATTTGGTGACAGTTTTTCCCTTTAATCAGGAAGAAAGTCAAGAGACACctgagcaaagcagcagcacataCCATGCCACAGAATTCCCATGCCACAAGCCCAAGATGCAAAGCAGTTTACTCAAAGCCACGCAGACAGAAGCACTGGAGGTGGAACTATGGCCTCCTCTGGCACCAAGTCCAATGTGGCAGAATGCAGTGCTCAGACCTACAACCACGGCCAAGGATGCCAGCCACGCCACCACAGAGAGCACGTTCAGCCTCTGGAAGTCAGTCTCAGCGATCTCCTCCTCTCTGGAGGACTCTTAAAATAGCTCAGGACAGACCCAGGGAAGAAACCTAAGAACTCCTAGCATCAGAAGTACTTGAGCTTTGTGGCTACTGAAAGAACACTAGCTTTCCCCAGAGTCCCAAACTGTGGCTCCTGAGCTGATAAGCAGCTACCAGTGCGGAAGTCACTAGCAATGTTTCACAGCAGGAGCCATGCAGTTTAttaacaacaggaaaaaaggacAGGTGAGATCACCATACTAAATTAAGGCTTCCCCACTATCCCCACACCAAGGAACACATCTGTGAGCTTACCTCTCTCCTCCTGGCTCCTCTGATGGCTGTGCTGTAGAGAGAACACAGCAGATTAGTCAGCCAAGTAAAAAATACAACCCGACATTTTTACCAGTtgaacagagcagagctgcagatgtATCATCCTTAGCTCTGGATGCACCCTGGGGACCCTCTTTGTGCTCTCATGCAAGCAGGAATTGCTGGCTTGGAGCCTGAGCTGAGGAGGCTTTAACGAAGCATGCCTGGAGacttggagcagcagagccactgcTCTCTGGGCACCCCAGCACACCTTGCAgcccaacacacacacagcagggcactCATATCTGAGGTGTACTGTGGTGCTTACATGGGGCTGTCTGCTCCAGGGATcatgcagcttttcctggtgTCCCACATGTCTGGGCAGTCCCATTCCCACAGTGGGTGCCAGCACTTGTCATTCAAAgggggctgccagcacagtTTTGGAGCTGGGCAAAGCTTCAGCTTCCATTTTGGAGCTAAACATGGCACCAGGAGGTCTGAGCTGCATTTCCCACTGACCAGGCCCAGTCCTTGGCAGAATGCTATGTACAAATACCAGAGATGTCCCTGTTGTCTCCATCCTCTCCCATGGAATTAAGTAACAAATAGCAGTCTTGTGcataattttctaattttaggGCTCTTTTATGTCCCCTGACAGCCTTTTGTGCCAGGCACAGATATTTCTATTCTCCTAAGGTCCGTCACTTTGGATAAGGGAAAGGCTCTCCCATTCccctctgcactgcagccaGTGATGATCAAACAGGGACTTAGTTAATGCAGTACTGAAAACAGGAGTGTTGTGTCAATAGCAGAGGTCATGTATGATTATGTTCTGCTTTTatatacactgaaaaaaaaattctacaacTGAAAACAATTTCAACAACTGAAATTCATCAGCCTGGTTGCTCACAGATTTGGATATCTGTGATATCAAGCTGACTGGTATCTCAGGATGTACAGGGCTCAACCAAAGCTCTTCTATCAACACAGTCTTTGTAAGTCTCCTGTGTTTAACAATGCCCTGTTCATGCTCTGATAGCTCATGGAGTTCTACCCTCCTGTACCAGTCTGCCTACTGTCCTAGAGCTGGCAGGGACTGAGATATCTTTGATGCTGTCTGACCAGCAGCAAACTTGGTGCATGAGGTTATAACCCTAACCCTATCCCCTACACTGCACGTCACCATGTCAACAGAACTGAAATAAAGGAAGAGAGTTTAACCTCAGAGA of Zonotrichia leucophrys gambelii isolate GWCS_2022_RI chromosome 7, RI_Zleu_2.0, whole genome shotgun sequence contains these proteins:
- the ZFAND2B gene encoding AN1-type zinc finger protein 2B isoform X1 — translated: MEFPDLGAHCSWPACQRLDFLPLKCDACEQIFCTDHIAYAQHDCTSAYKKDVQVPVCPLCNTPVPVRRGEMPDVVVGEHIDRDCKSDPAQRKRKIFTNKCLKPGCKQKEMMKVICDQCHKNYCLKHRHPLDHDCSGAGHPLSKAGHAAVTRAQASSSKIVTASSSGAARPADSSSLACARGGRAAASQTHSTSPPAVMLQNGLSEEEALQRALEMSLAESARSSAQQPSSTQEEEDLALARALSASEAEYQQSQRQAHGSKPSNCSMS
- the ZFAND2B gene encoding AN1-type zinc finger protein 2B isoform X2 codes for the protein MEFPDLGAHCSWPACQRLDFLPLKCDACEQIFCTDHIAYAQHDCTSAYKKDVQVPVCPLCNTPVPVRRGEMPDVVVGEHIDRDCKSDPAQRKRKIFTNKCLKPGCKQKEMMKVICDQCHKNYCLKHRHPLDHDCSGAGHPLSKAGHAAVTRAQASSSKIVTASSSGAARPADSSSLACARGGRAAASQTHSTSPPAVMLQNGLSEEEALQRALEMSLAESARSSAQQPSTQEEEDLALARALSASEAEYQQSQRQAHGSKPSNCSMS
- the RETREG2 gene encoding reticulophagy regulator 2, producing MASGRAEEAAAAAAAEEEEEEAAAAAAARLAAALRQRLRGWEAALATAQRLLVWERPLHSLVTAAALGGALWLFSSTSLRPLFLLSMSLLGILLLEKWKPRFLFDFSAQPSEEPGGESEGVTSGAQPHLLSVPELCHCLAESWVTFRLYLQELLQYKRQNPAKFCMSVCSGCLILAVVGHYVPGIMISYIILLSILLWPLVVYHELIQRMYTRLEPVLMKLDYSMKAETLHHKHEKKKRQGKSEPAAGDEPTAETESESEAELSGFSPVVDVKKTALALSITDSELSDEEASILESGGFSVSRATTPQLTDVSEDLDQQSLHSEPEESFSKDLAEFPSVEEYHSRDLGPQSDEDAFGVPLGPELAHAACELDSADKEATDSDLSILRLASPLHFVNTHFNGSGQAAGGNAEPKTVPAPGLGICINTLSEEIVTTAITTAVQNTLSALLRSSEASEGPPLSEFLPTEPEEKLSFQAHLSESEVAETETEASPEDEEEADDFELLDQGELEQIDVELGFGEEQEAQEAAPSPSSPMLAELPKQGDEEEAVMTATSMS